In Ruminiclostridium josui JCM 17888, the genomic window ACTAACACTGTAAAGAAAAATAACCGCTTATTTCATTTAATTTGAATTTAAGCGGTTATTTTTTTATTTTATTTCTTATCAACCATTCCTGTAAATCCCTCTCCCAAAACCTCCCTAACATCGGTAAGTATCATAAAAGCATTTTTATCAATTTCATGTACGATTTCTTTAAGCTGTTGAACTTGCGTTCTTGCCGCTACACACAGCAGTACATTTTTGTCTCTTCCGGAATAAACTCCTCTGCCTTTTAATTCAGTAACTCCTCTATCAAGTTCTATAAGCAGTCTTCGGGATATTTCATCCTGTTTCTCTGAAATAATAAAAATAGCTCTGGCGTAGTCTACCCCCTCAACAATAGCATCTATTACTTTGATAGTGATAAAAAGACTTACAAGAGAATATAATCCTATTAAAATACTGTTAAAAACTATAATGGCAAACATAATTATTATTGCATCTATGGCAAGGAGCATTTGACCTATAGTAAGACTGTGAAACAGCTTATTTAAAAGCTTTGCAGCAAGTTCAGTTCCGCCTGTGGTAGCATCCATTTTTAGAACAATACCAAGACCTATACCGCTTAAAAAACCCCCGATTATACTATATAGCAGTATGTCGGGAGTCGCAGAACTTGATGTTTCGTCAAGCAGCAGTTTTTGTGCTATATTTCCCATATACTTTTCAGTTGCATCTATTATTACCGACAGAATAACCGTTCCGTACAGTGTTCTTATAAAGAATTTTCTTCCTATAAACTTGTAACCCATAAGAAATAGTGGAACATTTATTGCAAGCATTGTTATTCCTATACTGAGTTTGCCCTTTGTAAGATAATAGAGAACTGTTGCCAGTCCGCTGAGTCCTCCGGGGGCTATCTTGTAAGGAACAAGAAATATATTTATTGCTAAAGCGGTTATTCCTGCACCTACTGTTATCAGTAAATAGCTTTTAAGGGTAGATAGAATTTTTCCCATATTTAACAACTAACTCCTATCTGAATTTAAAAATAAAAAACATATATACATAATATATGTTTTTTTTACATTAAATAAACAGTTATTTAATTTAGCAGTGTTTAATGTTATAAAACTTTTTGAAGAAAAGCTCTTGTCCTTTCATTTTTAGGATTAATGAAAATCTCCTCCGGAAGCCCCTCTTCGCTTATTTCACCCTTGTCCATAAATATTACTCTTGAGCCGACTTCACGTGCAAATCCCATTTCATGTGTAACCACAATCATGGTCATTCCGTCTTTAGCTAGTTTCTTCATAACTTCCAGAACCTCACCTACAAGTTCCGGGTCAAGTGCAGATGTAGGCTCATCAAACAACATGATTTTGGGCTTCATAGCCAATGCTCTCGCAATCGCCACTCTCTGTTGCTGACCCCCGGAAAGCCTTGCAGGGTATTCATCCTTCTTATCCTCAAGACCAACCATTTTAAGAAGTTCCATTCCATATCTGACAGCTTCATCCTTACTGACTTTTTTTACCTGTATAGGTGCCTCAATTACATTTTGAAGTACTGTCATATGAGGAAAAAGGTTAAACCTCTGGAAAACCATTCCCAGTTCGGTGCATATCCCAGATATTTCTTTATGCGATATTTTAAAATTGTCTTTACCTTCTGCCCTATCAGCCAGAAGCTTATTTTCTATCATTATTTTTCCACTTGTAATTATTTCCAAATGATTCAGACACCTGAGGAGCGTACTCTTTCCTGAACCGCTTGGTCCGATAATACAAAGCACCTCTCCCTGCTGAACCTCGAGATTTATGTTTTTCAGTACCTCAAGGTTACCAAACGACTTACTTACATTTTCAACTGTTATCATTTTGCCCATATCGTTCCTCCCCCTATTCGTATACTGAATATTTCTTTTCAAGTCTTTCAAACACAAAAGTAAACAACGAAGTCATTATTAGATATAAAGCTGCTGAAGGCAGGTAAATCAAAGCACTGGTGGTTGCATTTGAAATCTGAACTGTTGTTCTCATCAACTCAGTCAATCCTATAGTAGAAACAAGAGCTGAGTCTTTAAGTAATGCAATGACTTCATTTCCAACAGGAGGTATTAACCTTCTGTAAGACTGAGGAACAATAACTCTTTTCATAGCTTGTCCATAGCTCATTCCCAAAGCCTTTGCAGCCTCCATCTGACCTTTGTCTATGGATTGTATCGCAGCTCGGATTATTTCAGCAAGGTATGCAGCGGAATTTAATGATAATGCTATATATGCTGCAGTCATATCATTAAATGTTAATACCTTTGACATTCCTTCTGGGACCGCCAAAGGTAATGCATAGTAAAAGAAAAATATCTGCATCATAAGAGGAGTACCTCTGAATACCCATATATAAAACCAACATAACTTATCAACTATAACATTTTTTGATAGCCTTCCCAAAGCTAAAAACAATCCCAGCAGCATTCCAAAAACTACCGACACCAGAGTAAGTTCCAAAGTAATGCCGCTTCCCTTTAAAAGCTCTGGTATACTATTAATAATATTATCCAAAAAGAACAACTCCCTATTATAACCTTATTAGATTCTATCTTATTTGCTACTAACCAATAATCGAACAGGAAACACTATAGTTCCCCATTCGATTAAATTCATTATTTTATATCCTTTACATTACCTGTCAAATCTTCATTAAACCACTTTTCAGATAACGTTTTCATTGTTCCATCTGCAAACATTCCATCGAGAGCCTTCTGAGCTTTATCACGAAGATCTGTGTTATTCTTCGCAAAGCACATACCAATGGGCTCATTTGTCAATCTTGCACTTGAAACCTTATAGTGTTTAGGGTCCTTTTTAACGTAGTAGCGTGCTACTACTTCATCAACAACTATAGCATCAATTCTTCCAACCTTCATATCTGAAAATGGCTGAATTACCTGATCATACTTCTTTAAATTAAACTTTGTAGTTTTTTGATATTTTGTACATGATTCATCTGCTGTAGTTCCAACCTGCACACCTACATTCTTACCAGTCAAATCTGTAGGCTTTGTTATCGTTGTATTATCAGCAGGCACAACTATAACCTGAGCATTTGCAATATACGGTGTAGACATGGCGTATTTTGCAAGTCTCTCATCATTACGTGTAACAGACGAGATTATTGCATCGAATTTATTTGATTCAAGTGCCAAAAATATTCCAGCCCAGTCATTTGAAACAAATTCAACTTTCATGTTAAGTCTTTTAGCAACCTCCGTTGCCACATCAATATCAAAACCTACAGTCTTGTTGTTTTCATCCTTAAACTCCATTGGAGGATAGGTATCATCAACTCCAACTTTTAAAACACCATTGGTTGAAGGTGTTGCTGAATTTGAAACTGTTGAGCTTACAGCTGCTTCAGAACTGCTGCCGGTTGTAGCAGAACTCCCACTTGCCTCACTCTGGCTTTCAGATGATGCACCGCAAGCTGTGAAGATAAAAGTCGCTGCCAAAATCAGCAAAATAAAATTTAAAAACTTTTTCATTAAGTATCTCCCCTCTTTCCCTATTATTTTTTGTATATTTATTCATTAAAATAAATGATACCTTAAAACTGTTCTTTTTACAAGATTTTTTGCAAGTTTCAGGGGGTCAAACTTGCAAACCAAAGTAATTGTCCCAATAAAGTACTACAAATTCAACTTCTTAAATATATTGTCCTTAACTTTCGAGTTTACTCTCAGGTTATTGACTCCCTCATTTATAAGAGCTTGTCTGATGTATTCAATCTCAGCTTCGGTAAGCAAGATAACCCTGCCCTTCTTTTCAGACTTAATATTTCTGACAATCTCGTCAATTGCGGCCTTTGCCTTATCTAGATCAGTAAAATAGTATACATCCAGTTCCTTAAAATACTCCGCACCGTATTTTGCATACTTTTCTTTAATAAAGGATACCTCAAGATGAACCAATTTGGATATATCAACAACCTTATAATATCCAAGGTAGTCAACATAATATCTATTGGCCTCTTTTCCGGACTTTCTTACAATAAAATTTGTTTCATTGATATAATCTGCTGCCATAATCGATTCCTCCATTATATACTTTGAATACAATTATTATATCAGAAAAGTTTTGTCTAAAAACGTAAGTCATTGCAACATTGACAAATAAATATAGATAATCTAAACTTTATAGTGTTTTAACAAACAATGGAGGTTTTTATTTTTTTATGAGAAAGCTGGTTAATATAGCGGGAATTAATATAGATAATATAACCATGGAACAGGCAGTTGAAAGAGTTTATGAATTTATAGAATCAGATACAAACCATTCAATATATACTCCAAACGCAGAAATTATGATGGACGGAATTACAAACAAAGAACTTAAAGAAATTCTTAACTCAGCAGACATGCTAGTTGCAGATGGTGCCGGAGTAGTTCTTGCCTCAAAAATATTAGGCAACAGCGTGGCAGAAAAGGTTTCAGGCTTTGACTTGGCTAAAAATCTCCTTATAGCTTCATCAAAAAGACCTTTAAAGTTTTTCTTTTTCGGTGCAAAACCGGGGATACCTGAAAGAGCCCATGCTAACGTAATATGCGATTATCCTGGCGCTGAAATCGTGGGTACTAGAAACGGCTACTTTTCACAAGAAGATGAAAGCGAAATAATTAACCAGATAAACAATTCAGGAGCCGATGTTCTGTTTGTCTGTCTTGGAGCTCCAAAACAGGAACAGTGGATTCATCGGTACAAGGACCAGCTAAAGGTTAAGGTATGTATAGGTTTAGGCGGTACAATTGATATTCTAGCAGAAAACGTTAAGCTTGCACCTGATTTTTTCCGAAATCACGGCTTAGAATGGCTCTATAGGCTTTATAAAGAGCCGTGGCGTTTCAAAAGAATGTTAAGACTTCCCAAATTTATACTTTACATTTTAGGTATAAAATTTGGATTTGTTAAGGTTAAATAACCCCCGTATAAATTATATCAATGATTGCATCCAAGATATTTGCAGACATTTTACCAGTAAACATCTGCAAATATCTTTAATCAGGCTTCTATTTATATTTGCAACATTCACATTTAGTTCCTGCACACAGCTTATTTTATGGATTTTCCCGTTATCTTCTCAATAGTCTTTACAGCAGCATAATACATTTCGGAGTACTCAACATCCGATTTATTCTTGAGTTTCTGTATTAGTGTTTCATCAATAAGTCCTTGCTTGCAGGCTTCATCATAATATTTTTTATCTGTAGCCTTCTTACCTGACACATCCAAAAGTATTTGTCCAAGCTTGTCCTTTGTTAAAGGTTCATCCTTTAAATATACTCTAAGGGTTGTGTCAAAATCATAATTATACTTATCCGGTGCCAATCTAACCACGCCATTTAGTATAACGTATGCAAAATCTTGGCTTGCAGCCTTCTTGTTATATTTAAGGTCGTTTGTTATTCCTCCGCTGAGCAAACCTATATTAAGTAACTTCTCAGCATAGGGATAACTCCAGTTTCCAGTCAGACTTGTTAAATCTTCTTTTATATCTGACATAAATATTCCTTTTTTCCGCAGCACCGTTTCCACTTCAGCCTGAGTATCCAAATTGTAATCCTCAACTATTTGAGGAATATCTATTTTCTTTGAAATACTGTAGGCAGAAATTATCCCTGCCGCATACCCTGAACCCGACTTACTAGAATTTGAATTTATAGCACTTTGTACCAGAGAAGAGCAGGAGATTTTATCACCTGTCATAAGAACATTGCTCAAACCTTGGGGAATCATTGACCTCAGCGGAATATAAAATATCTTTGGATTACAGATGATATACCCGTTTCCGTCCTCCATAGTCATTGTAACGGGTCTTGAAGCAGTACTTATTCTGTCGCTAAATCTCTTACCTGTAAGTACATCTCCAAGTGTTAAATTATAAAGTCCTTTGAAATGATATGCCGATGGTCTGATAAATTGTGCTGCAACGTTTAAACCTCCTGCATTTTTAAAGGGCTCCAGGTTTAGCTTTAAAAATTGAAACAAGTCCATACATTCTTTTGAAGCAATATTATAATATTCCTGAATCTTCTTTTCATTTTGCAAATCAACATTTTTTACGGTAATTCCTTCTATAAGAACCTTGTTGTCTCCTTGGTCTGAAATATTAAACCCTGAAACGGAAACATTTGAATTACTTGTATGATATTGTTTTAACAGACTGCTAATAAGCAGTTTCTGCTCATCCATTAATTTTTCAATCTGTTCGTAATCAACTCCTGATACCATAAAATTTAGATATACGGGAGGGAACAGATTTTTTATACCAATATCGCTATATCCTGTGCTATATGGCACATTACTCTTTTTAAGCATTTCTCCGTCTTTTGTTGCATCAATGTACTGTTTAGCGGTTATTGTTCTTTTTCCCTCAGGAGTATTAAACTCTATTTTCTGAACCACACCGTTTTGGATATCCATTTCAGAAATCTCGGAATCATAAATTACATCAATGTTCTTTTTCTCTGTGACCATTTCCTTGACTGCTTTTAGATAATTACCTATGTTTATAGCTTCCCCTGCTTTGTATCTGATTTCTTTAAAAATGTCTGAACTTACATTATTTCCTGTGGGAGTAACATCCGGTGACCATCTTGTGTCATAGGAGTCTCCCATTTGACTACCAAGTTCCTTATCTGAGCAAATCAGAAGGGTTTTAGCGCCTACATCCGCTGCTCCCAGTGCTGCACTAATTCCATCAATACCATCGCCGATAACTGCTATATCATAATTATCAGAACCTTTGTCTCTTCCCAAATTTTCAAGAGTAACATCATCGCCGGTTTCAAAATAATAATCTTTCTTAAAAATCATTGGCCGGATTGCGAAGAAAAAGACTATTATAGCAATTGTCAGAACTAACGCGACCCTGACCAAAATATCAATCCTTTTATCCAGTTTGGTTGTTGGCTTGTTTTTCTTTTTCATTTCGTCATCCTCTTATATTTTTATTTTTATATCCGGTTATTCTGTTTTCAAACAAACAAAAAAAAGAAGCTATTTATAATATCGACTATAAGCTTCTTTTTCTTAATAATTGTATTTTATATGTAAGACTAGCTATTATTTTATAGTATATGTACCTTTTATCATTATATCTGCAGGTGCATTAGCCTTAATACCTCTTCCGTCAGCTTTGGGTATAAGCAGAAGCTGATTGTCGGGAATTGTCTCTCCGTTTTTAATATCTCTTCCTGATATCAAGTTTGAAATTCCGCCTGTTGCCGTGGAAGATACATAAGCCACAACTTTGTTTTTAGTCCTAACAATGATTTCACTACTTTCACTGCCAATAAGTGTCTGCCCGGTCTGAAGCTTGATTATTTTGAAAGTCATGCCTGCTTTCAGAGCAGCAATTTCTTTTTCAAGCTCCGCTACCTTTTTTTGTGCATCATTTGTCTGTATAAGAGTTTTTAGTTCAGTCTCCAAAGCATCTATGTAAGTTTTGTCATATAGAACCGGAGAACTGCTTGTGGAAGTTTGCGTTGTAGAAGCCATAACAGCAGGAGCAATATGTAGCAATGCAAATCCGCCAATCAGTACTAAAGCCGTAATTATATACTCTTTCTTTATTCTTCTAAACAATCCTCTCATAAAAGTACCTCTCTTTCGTATATTAATGTCTATATTTCTGAAAGTCCGAAGCTAATCTCCAGAGCATTATTGACTTTTGTCATTAGGTCATCGTCAAGGTGCCCTATTTTTTCTCTTAGTCTCTTTTTGTCAATAGTCCT contains:
- a CDS encoding YitT family protein, which translates into the protein MGKILSTLKSYLLITVGAGITALAINIFLVPYKIAPGGLSGLATVLYYLTKGKLSIGITMLAINVPLFLMGYKFIGRKFFIRTLYGTVILSVIIDATEKYMGNIAQKLLLDETSSSATPDILLYSIIGGFLSGIGLGIVLKMDATTGGTELAAKLLNKLFHSLTIGQMLLAIDAIIIMFAIIVFNSILIGLYSLVSLFITIKVIDAIVEGVDYARAIFIISEKQDEISRRLLIELDRGVTELKGRGVYSGRDKNVLLCVAARTQVQQLKEIVHEIDKNAFMILTDVREVLGEGFTGMVDKK
- a CDS encoding amino acid ABC transporter ATP-binding protein translates to MITVENVSKSFGNLEVLKNINLEVQQGEVLCIIGPSGSGKSTLLRCLNHLEIITSGKIMIENKLLADRAEGKDNFKISHKEISGICTELGMVFQRFNLFPHMTVLQNVIEAPIQVKKVSKDEAVRYGMELLKMVGLEDKKDEYPARLSGGQQQRVAIARALAMKPKIMLFDEPTSALDPELVGEVLEVMKKLAKDGMTMIVVTHEMGFAREVGSRVIFMDKGEISEEGLPEEIFINPKNERTRAFLQKVL
- a CDS encoding amino acid ABC transporter permease: MDNIINSIPELLKGSGITLELTLVSVVFGMLLGLFLALGRLSKNVIVDKLCWFYIWVFRGTPLMMQIFFFYYALPLAVPEGMSKVLTFNDMTAAYIALSLNSAAYLAEIIRAAIQSIDKGQMEAAKALGMSYGQAMKRVIVPQSYRRLIPPVGNEVIALLKDSALVSTIGLTELMRTTVQISNATTSALIYLPSAALYLIMTSLFTFVFERLEKKYSVYE
- a CDS encoding substrate-binding periplasmic protein — its product is MKKFLNFILLILAATFIFTACGASSESQSEASGSSATTGSSSEAAVSSTVSNSATPSTNGVLKVGVDDTYPPMEFKDENNKTVGFDIDVATEVAKRLNMKVEFVSNDWAGIFLALESNKFDAIISSVTRNDERLAKYAMSTPYIANAQVIVVPADNTTITKPTDLTGKNVGVQVGTTADESCTKYQKTTKFNLKKYDQVIQPFSDMKVGRIDAIVVDEVVARYYVKKDPKHYKVSSARLTNEPIGMCFAKNNTDLRDKAQKALDGMFADGTMKTLSEKWFNEDLTGNVKDIK
- a CDS encoding WecB/TagA/CpsF family glycosyltransferase; translated protein: MRKLVNIAGINIDNITMEQAVERVYEFIESDTNHSIYTPNAEIMMDGITNKELKEILNSADMLVADGAGVVLASKILGNSVAEKVSGFDLAKNLLIASSKRPLKFFFFGAKPGIPERAHANVICDYPGAEIVGTRNGYFSQEDESEIINQINNSGADVLFVCLGAPKQEQWIHRYKDQLKVKVCIGLGGTIDILAENVKLAPDFFRNHGLEWLYRLYKEPWRFKRMLRLPKFILYILGIKFGFVKVK
- a CDS encoding FAD-dependent oxidoreductase produces the protein MKKKNKPTTKLDKRIDILVRVALVLTIAIIVFFFAIRPMIFKKDYYFETGDDVTLENLGRDKGSDNYDIAVIGDGIDGISAALGAADVGAKTLLICSDKELGSQMGDSYDTRWSPDVTPTGNNVSSDIFKEIRYKAGEAINIGNYLKAVKEMVTEKKNIDVIYDSEISEMDIQNGVVQKIEFNTPEGKRTITAKQYIDATKDGEMLKKSNVPYSTGYSDIGIKNLFPPVYLNFMVSGVDYEQIEKLMDEQKLLISSLLKQYHTSNSNVSVSGFNISDQGDNKVLIEGITVKNVDLQNEKKIQEYYNIASKECMDLFQFLKLNLEPFKNAGGLNVAAQFIRPSAYHFKGLYNLTLGDVLTGKRFSDRISTASRPVTMTMEDGNGYIICNPKIFYIPLRSMIPQGLSNVLMTGDKISCSSLVQSAINSNSSKSGSGYAAGIISAYSISKKIDIPQIVEDYNLDTQAEVETVLRKKGIFMSDIKEDLTSLTGNWSYPYAEKLLNIGLLSGGITNDLKYNKKAASQDFAYVILNGVVRLAPDKYNYDFDTTLRVYLKDEPLTKDKLGQILLDVSGKKATDKKYYDEACKQGLIDETLIQKLKNKSDVEYSEMYYAAVKTIEKITGKSIK